One window of Xanthomonas sp. 10-10 genomic DNA carries:
- a CDS encoding pirin family protein produces the protein MNAQLAPVYADQPQRAPSVQVPPRPVVFRTRGTTRGPITRLMSPGDLGQLVKPFVFLDLFTVKPSAGAAPMGMHPHSGIATLTYLMEGEVGYEDSTGQQGTLPTGGVEWMRAGNGVWHDGVPVGQASAKGFQLWVALPAAEENAPAQSLYLSPEDVPVAGPVRVLLGRYGALESRIPAPADMTYLSVQLRDGETWRYVPPAGHSVAWIAVHGGQLEAAESIGAGQMAVFKDAEQAIEVVSVGATSFVLGSAVKHPHELVMGHYSVHTSAAALAQGEAEIRRIGEQLRARGRLA, from the coding sequence ATGAACGCACAACTGGCCCCCGTCTATGCCGATCAGCCGCAGCGCGCGCCAAGCGTGCAGGTCCCGCCGCGCCCAGTGGTGTTTCGCACCCGCGGCACCACCCGCGGACCGATCACCCGGCTGATGAGCCCGGGCGATCTGGGCCAGCTGGTCAAGCCGTTCGTGTTCCTGGACCTGTTCACCGTCAAACCGTCCGCAGGAGCCGCACCGATGGGCATGCATCCGCATTCGGGCATTGCCACGCTCACCTACCTGATGGAGGGCGAGGTCGGCTATGAGGACAGCACCGGCCAGCAGGGCACGCTGCCCACCGGCGGGGTGGAATGGATGCGTGCCGGCAATGGCGTCTGGCACGACGGCGTGCCGGTGGGCCAGGCGTCGGCCAAGGGCTTCCAGCTGTGGGTCGCACTGCCGGCGGCCGAGGAAAATGCGCCGGCGCAGAGCCTGTACCTGTCGCCGGAGGATGTGCCGGTGGCCGGCCCGGTGCGCGTGCTGCTGGGTCGCTACGGCGCGCTGGAAAGCAGGATCCCGGCACCGGCCGACATGACCTACCTGAGCGTGCAGTTGCGCGACGGCGAGACCTGGCGCTACGTGCCGCCAGCCGGCCACAGCGTGGCCTGGATCGCGGTGCACGGCGGCCAGCTGGAAGCGGCCGAAAGCATCGGCGCCGGCCAGATGGCTGTGTTCAAGGATGCCGAGCAGGCCATCGAGGTGGTGTCGGTGGGCGCGACATCGTTCGTGCTCGGCTCGGCGGTCAAGCATCCGCACGAGCTGGTGATGGGCCACTACTCGGTGCACACCAGCGCGGCGGCACTGGCCCAGGGCGAGGCGGAGATCCGCCGCATCGGCGAGCAGTTGCGCGCCAGGGGCCGCCTGGCCTGA
- a CDS encoding NAD(P)H-dependent oxidoreductase has translation MKLLHLDSSILGAYSVSRQLSAATVARLQSGNRDIAVTYRDLAATPLAHLSGAHLAAQQNPTGDQSPELAAELATSAAVLQEFLEADTVVIGVALYNFTIPTQLKAWIDRVLVAGRTFRYNAQGLPEGLAGNKRVILLVARGGFYGAGSPMASLEHAETYMRTALGFVGVHAPEVIVAEGLATGADARQAGIASAQQQIEGLAA, from the coding sequence ATGAAACTGCTCCATCTCGATTCCAGCATCCTCGGCGCTTACTCGGTCAGCCGTCAGCTGTCGGCGGCCACGGTTGCCAGGTTGCAGTCCGGCAACCGCGATATCGCAGTGACCTACCGCGATCTGGCCGCCACGCCGCTGGCGCACCTCTCCGGCGCGCACCTGGCGGCCCAGCAGAATCCCACCGGCGACCAGAGCCCGGAACTGGCAGCCGAACTGGCCACCAGTGCAGCGGTGCTGCAGGAATTTCTGGAGGCCGACACTGTGGTGATCGGTGTGGCGCTTTACAACTTCACCATCCCGACTCAGCTCAAGGCATGGATCGATCGTGTGCTGGTGGCCGGCAGGACCTTCCGCTATAACGCGCAAGGCCTGCCCGAAGGGCTGGCCGGCAACAAGCGGGTGATTCTGCTGGTGGCGCGTGGCGGCTTCTATGGCGCCGGCTCGCCGATGGCATCGCTTGAACATGCAGAGACCTACATGCGCACCGCGTTGGGCTTTGTCGGCGTGCACGCCCCCGAGGTCATCGTGGCCGAAGGCCTGGCCACTGGCGCAGACGCCCGCCAGGCGGGGATTGCCAGCGCCCAGCAGCAGATCGAAGGGCTTGCAGCCTGA
- a CDS encoding LysR family transcriptional regulator: MIDLNDIALYVQVVRSGSFAEAARRLGTAPNSVSRRVQQLEAQLDTRLMQRSTRKLTLTDAGQAFYERCADAVDGLTSAGQSLVAGGDEAAGLVRVAAPADFLDFFRVEWVGEFLAAHPRVRLEFVLSDGKADLIAERIDVAFRGGVVTDLGYVGRQILADTNDVLVASPGYLQARGRPLRLDELPQHDCLSFPHPSGYATWTLVGPSGLAEDVQVQARMAATTARALRLAAVAGLGIALLPQALTWPDIHEGRLTVVLPDFQRKGQSLYALYPSRHHLPRAVSAFIQAVATRLNAAECKKVAGLANSAAMPGVR; the protein is encoded by the coding sequence GTGATCGATCTCAATGACATCGCGTTGTACGTGCAGGTGGTGCGCAGCGGCAGCTTTGCCGAGGCCGCACGCCGGCTAGGCACCGCGCCCAACAGCGTGAGCCGGCGCGTGCAGCAGCTGGAAGCGCAGCTGGACACACGCCTGATGCAACGCTCCACCCGCAAGCTCACCCTCACCGACGCCGGCCAAGCCTTTTACGAGCGTTGCGCCGATGCGGTGGACGGGCTGACCTCGGCCGGGCAGAGCCTGGTGGCCGGTGGCGATGAAGCCGCCGGTCTGGTGCGGGTGGCGGCGCCTGCGGATTTCCTGGATTTTTTCCGCGTCGAATGGGTGGGCGAGTTTCTCGCTGCGCATCCGCGCGTGCGCCTGGAATTCGTGCTCAGCGATGGCAAGGCGGACCTGATCGCCGAGCGCATCGATGTGGCCTTCCGCGGCGGTGTGGTGACGGACCTGGGCTATGTCGGCCGCCAGATCCTGGCCGACACCAACGATGTGCTGGTGGCCAGCCCCGGTTACCTGCAGGCACGCGGCAGGCCGCTGCGGCTGGACGAATTGCCGCAGCACGACTGCCTCAGCTTCCCGCATCCGAGCGGGTACGCCACCTGGACGCTGGTCGGCCCGTCCGGGCTTGCCGAAGACGTCCAGGTGCAGGCGCGCATGGCCGCCACCACTGCGCGCGCGCTGCGGCTTGCGGCGGTGGCCGGGCTCGGCATCGCATTGTTGCCGCAGGCGCTCACCTGGCCCGATATCCACGAAGGTCGCCTGACCGTGGTGTTGCCGGATTTTCAACGCAAGGGCCAGAGCCTGTACGCGCTGTATCCGAGCCGGCACCATCTGCCGCGTGCGGTGTCGGCGTTTATCCAGGCCGTGGCGACGCGACTGAATGCGGCTGAATGCAAAAAGGTGGCTGGCTTGGCAAACAGCGCCGCCATGCCGGGCGTGCGGTGA